In Panacibacter ginsenosidivorans, the following proteins share a genomic window:
- a CDS encoding aminotransferase class I/II-fold pyridoxal phosphate-dependent enzyme, producing the protein MADIFERLVKNYGPIGEHRERAHGYYAFPKLDGPIGSRMKFRGQEMIVWSLNNYLGLANHPEVRKIDADAAAEYGLALPMGARMMSGNSNYHEQLERELAEFEGKEDVILMNYGYQGIMSAIDAICGRHDVIVYDAESHACIIDGLRLHPGHRYVYKHNDIDDCEKQLQRATKLIEEQGSGGILVITEGVFGMAGDQGKLKEIAALKAKYGFRLLVDDAHGFGTLGKTGAGAGEEQGCQDAIDLYFSTFAKSMASIGAFMAGPRVIIDYIRYNIRSQIFAKSLPMPIVLGNLKRLDMLRTMPELKEKLWSNAKKLQAGLKERGFDIGKTDSPVTPVYMKGGVEEATAMVRDLRENYHIFCSIVVYPVIPKGHIIYRLIPTAAHTDSDIQETLVAFSETKAKLDAGKYKVDEIPDMAEVTGKRFDYMLDKPRNK; encoded by the coding sequence ATGGCAGACATTTTCGAACGTCTCGTGAAAAATTATGGCCCCATAGGCGAACACCGCGAAAGGGCACATGGCTATTATGCATTTCCCAAATTGGATGGCCCGATAGGCAGCCGCATGAAATTTCGCGGTCAGGAAATGATCGTATGGAGTTTGAATAACTACCTCGGTCTCGCCAATCATCCGGAAGTACGTAAAATAGATGCAGATGCCGCTGCTGAATATGGGCTGGCATTGCCAATGGGTGCACGCATGATGAGTGGCAATAGTAATTATCATGAACAATTAGAAAGAGAACTGGCCGAATTTGAGGGCAAAGAAGATGTTATACTCATGAATTATGGCTACCAGGGCATCATGAGTGCCATAGATGCTATTTGCGGCAGACACGATGTTATTGTGTACGACGCGGAAAGCCATGCGTGTATTATTGATGGTCTGCGTTTGCACCCCGGGCATCGTTATGTGTATAAGCACAATGATATTGATGATTGTGAAAAACAACTGCAGCGTGCTACAAAGCTGATAGAAGAACAAGGCAGTGGTGGTATTCTTGTAATAACCGAAGGCGTATTTGGTATGGCCGGTGACCAGGGCAAGTTAAAAGAAATAGCTGCATTGAAAGCCAAATATGGGTTTCGTTTACTGGTAGATGATGCGCATGGCTTTGGTACACTTGGTAAAACAGGTGCCGGTGCAGGTGAAGAACAAGGTTGCCAGGATGCGATAGACTTGTATTTTTCTACATTCGCAAAATCAATGGCATCAATTGGTGCATTTATGGCGGGACCAAGAGTTATTATTGATTATATCCGTTATAACATACGCTCACAAATATTTGCAAAGAGTTTACCAATGCCGATAGTGTTAGGTAATCTTAAAAGATTAGATATGTTGCGCACCATGCCTGAGTTAAAAGAAAAACTCTGGAGCAATGCAAAAAAATTACAGGCAGGTCTAAAAGAAAGAGGTTTTGATATTGGTAAAACAGATTCTCCGGTTACGCCAGTGTATATGAAAGGTGGCGTTGAGGAAGCAACTGCAATGGTTAGAGATCTTCGCGAAAATTATCATATTTTCTGCTCAATCGTTGTGTATCCCGTAATACCTAAGGGGCACATTATTTATCGTCTCATACCTACAGCGGCGCATACAGATTCGGACATACAGGAAACATTGGTTGCATTCAGCGAAACAAAAGCAAAACTTGATGCAGGTAAATACAAAGTTGATGAAATACCAGACATGGCAGAGGTAACCGGCAAACGTTTCGATTATATGTTAGACAAGCCAAGAAATAAATAG
- the pafA gene encoding alkaline phosphatase PafA, with amino-acid sequence MRSLLTFIFFSFCVSFSFAQKTPAQTNSIERPRLVVGIVIDQMRWDYLYRYYDVYKTNGGFKRLMGEGFTCENAFIPYTPTVTAAGHTCVYTGSVPAIHGIVGNNWYDNITKRGVYCTDDDSVQTVGSNTPAGKMSPKNMFATTIGDELKLATNFKSKVIGVAIKDRGAILPAGHTANAAYWYDYKTGDFITSTYYMNELPKWVQAFNARKVVDSLYKLNWHLYLPKEVYAKYCTADDKPYENKPLGKATSTFPYSLSQFAGKEYGRIASTPYGNTLTEAMAEAAVKAESLGSNGTTDMLTVSFSSPDYIGHSFGPNSWEQLDNYARLDATLGKFFAFLDATVGKGAYTVFLTADHGVAHVPNFSVENKLPGGAFNDVKVLNDVNAALKTKFGYDKLALDFVNYLVVFNNDLIDSANLDKAAIHKTVIDVLLKQKEIAQAFEIKDVMNTTITAKQREMMSNGYFPSRCGEIQFILKPGYVEGNGNGTSHGLWNPYDSHIPLLWYGWGIKHGKTNRETYMTDIAATLAGMLHIQMPSGCIGHVVEEVMK; translated from the coding sequence ATGCGCAGTCTATTAACCTTTATCTTTTTTTCTTTTTGTGTAAGTTTTTCATTTGCTCAAAAAACACCGGCGCAAACCAACAGCATTGAAAGACCCAGGCTGGTGGTAGGCATTGTAATTGACCAAATGCGTTGGGACTATTTATACCGCTATTATGATGTATATAAAACCAATGGTGGTTTTAAAAGATTGATGGGAGAGGGATTTACCTGCGAGAATGCTTTTATTCCGTACACACCCACAGTAACAGCGGCAGGCCATACCTGCGTTTACACAGGATCAGTTCCGGCTATACATGGTATTGTTGGTAATAACTGGTATGATAATATTACCAAACGAGGTGTTTACTGCACAGATGATGATAGCGTGCAAACCGTTGGTAGTAATACGCCTGCAGGAAAGATGAGCCCTAAGAATATGTTTGCCACAACAATAGGGGATGAGCTGAAACTTGCCACCAATTTCAAAAGCAAAGTAATTGGGGTGGCGATAAAAGACCGGGGTGCAATATTGCCTGCAGGGCATACAGCAAATGCTGCATACTGGTACGATTATAAAACCGGGGATTTTATTACCAGCACTTATTACATGAATGAATTACCAAAATGGGTGCAGGCATTCAATGCAAGAAAAGTGGTTGATTCATTATATAAACTCAACTGGCATCTTTACCTGCCAAAAGAAGTGTACGCAAAATACTGCACGGCTGATGATAAACCTTATGAAAATAAACCACTGGGAAAAGCAACGTCAACCTTTCCTTATAGCCTCTCGCAGTTTGCCGGTAAAGAGTATGGCAGAATTGCTTCTACACCTTACGGTAATACTTTAACCGAAGCAATGGCAGAAGCCGCTGTAAAAGCAGAAAGCCTTGGCAGCAATGGTACAACAGATATGCTTACGGTAAGTTTTTCATCGCCGGATTATATTGGTCATTCGTTTGGCCCAAATTCATGGGAGCAATTAGACAACTATGCAAGGCTTGATGCCACGCTTGGTAAATTCTTTGCTTTTCTTGATGCTACAGTTGGTAAAGGTGCATACACAGTGTTTTTAACAGCAGATCATGGTGTGGCACACGTGCCTAATTTTTCTGTTGAAAATAAATTACCCGGCGGCGCATTCAATGATGTAAAAGTGTTGAATGATGTAAATGCTGCATTGAAAACAAAGTTTGGATACGATAAACTGGCGCTTGATTTTGTAAACTATCTTGTTGTATTTAATAATGATCTTATAGATTCTGCCAATCTTGATAAAGCAGCTATACACAAAACAGTAATTGACGTGTTGCTGAAACAAAAAGAAATTGCGCAGGCATTTGAAATAAAAGATGTAATGAACACTACCATTACTGCTAAACAAAGAGAAATGATGAGCAATGGATATTTCCCTTCAAGATGTGGGGAGATACAATTTATTTTAAAGCCCGGTTATGTAGAAGGCAATGGTAATGGCACTTCGCACGGTTTGTGGAATCCTTATGATTCACATATTCCTTTGCTCTGGTATGGATGGGGAATTAAACACGGCAAAACAAACCGCGAAACATACATGACAGATATTGCTGCAACACTTGCGGGTATGTTACATATTCAAATGCCTAGTGGTTGTATCGGGCATGTTGTGGAAGAAGTGATGAAGTAA